A window of the Garra rufa chromosome 10, GarRuf1.0, whole genome shotgun sequence genome harbors these coding sequences:
- the ccl20a.3 gene encoding C-C motif chemokine 20a.3, with protein MTRTSVSVIVLLVAALSALCTDASALSCCRKYTKVQIPMAIIRGYSIQTMTRHCHIDAVIFHTKGGRNICTDPSNKWVMDNIRKLKDKVQVISKKHSTV; from the exons ATGACTCGAACTTCAGTTTCAGTGATCGTGCTGTTGGTTGCAGCTCTCAGTGCTCTCTGTACAGATGCCTCTGCTTTGT CATGTTGCAGAAAGTATACCAAAGTACAAATACCAATGGCAATTATTAGAGGATATTCCATTCAGACCATGACAAGACACTGCCACATTGATGCTGTGAT ATTCCACACAAAAGGAGGCAGGAACATTTGCACAGACCCCTCCAACAAATGGGTGATGGACAATATCCGTAAGCTGAA GGACAAAGTGCAAGTAATCAGCAAAAAACATTCAACCGTCTGA